A single region of the Cucumis melo cultivar AY chromosome 3, USDA_Cmelo_AY_1.0, whole genome shotgun sequence genome encodes:
- the LOC127148462 gene encoding uncharacterized protein LOC127148462 isoform X2, translating to MVVPSEKYFPATVSCQVHKIGSLIKDKLTKDQLQMFEKTIFGPLLNVNMVFNGQLIHHFLLRQIPEDGNADGICFSVLGKNVRFTQKEFNIITGLWPTNNPLEKDCDSKRLQSLLFGSENKKVITCLEIEEIFKNFEFTNDDDAVKVALAVFIETVMVGKDKKTQFDMDILGRVDDEEAFKSFDWSTFFYTRLLNSLKTSLQGKKEAYELKKTRSSKAVSYYNIKGYVLAFQVWAYEVLSTANEHLATRNSKGLIPRILRWNCTQAPSYKMLQNNIFDNKNTVVQPKLKMSTQEKAFMESRIRGDDNMQMEEDESIGAMNNKSLEQSDSSPQREQLSPQREQSQTVAEESEMHPITKKKHFRSKKSNDKEERSHSKSYKKLKKEIKEVRKDLSTLTSIVCRMDDTITKQSLELYEMKQMLERLVQNQTENQGNDHTDQNDNEYVVQEQHTQQQPTEEQHTERQEETQREHEEERGSDISIDGRDADLLMTIRDISDSLSHQIQKESDLPQMITTLPYVSQPLALCELAPMDQTVQIVNEESQLVEMKKNDEAVTLVEKEPVTVPDKDVEEKPIKRRKLCKIANKEVQHEDEQGNPPTTSAQIISVSTTPVPDVEIREVDPYNPMWKVDPKLWKEYLQWKKSRKTTHEERKVVSTTRKKDFFRQLEENTWVHGDTLDLLFAHLQNKMLHLKHHCKRSFRILHSSFLTGINKPDCIVWNHIFDTHLVTPDNKKAEWTDPTAHLSIWTEKDVEYYFNTAVGDYNDIPGWGDVNYVITCINIKEHWLAIAADMRKCRIYVFDSMPNYVEQKLVDEALQMPARCIASLAIAIGVNLHSDRFTYGPWPIRRSKATLQKGRSLDCGIFCTKFVECLVTASDLGCLTVPNMKLFRQQYVLELWANKYFC from the exons atggttgtacctagcgaaaagtatttccctgccactgtgtcatgccaagtgcacaagattggcagtcttattaaggataaactgaccaaggaccagctgcaaatgttcgaaaaaacaatttttggtccattgctgaatgtgaacatggtattcaacggccagttgatccatcatttcttgctgaggcagatacctgaagacggtaacgcagatggaatctgtttctcggttttagggaagaacgtccgttttacccaaaaggaattcaacatcataactggattgtggccaacaaacaatccattggagaaagattgcgatagcaagcgactgcaaagtcttctattcggatcagaaaataagaaagtaataacatgcttggaaattgaggaaattttcaagaattttgagtttacaaatgatgacgatgctgtgaaggtcgccttggccgtctttatagaaactgtgatggtcgggaaggataagaaaacacagtttgacatggacattttgggaagagttgatgatgaagaagcatttaaaagcttcgattggtcaactttcttctacactcgtctgctcaacagtttaaagacaagtctccaaggcaaaaaagaagcatacgagctgaagaagacacgaagttccaaagcagtgtcatactataacatcaaaggctacgtccttgcttttcag gtgtgggcttatgaagtactctcaaccgcaaatgagcacctggccacaagaaacagtaagggattaatcccaaggatattgagatggaattgtacacaagctccatcttacaaaatgctgcagaataacatattcgacaacaaaaat actgttgttcaacctaaactcaagatgtcaacccaagagaaggctttcatggagagtcgaattcgaggggatgataacatgcaaatggaggaggatgaatccattggagcaatgaacaacaaatcattggagcaatcagactcatctccacaaagagaacAACTCTCACCCCAAAgggaacaaagtcaaacagtggctgaggagtctgaaatgcatccaatcaccaagaagaaacatttcagatcaaagaagtccaatgacaaagaagaacgaagtcattcaaaatcctacaagaaactgaagaaggaaataaaagaagttcgtaaggatttatccacactgacttctatagtctgtaggatggatgacacaatcacaaagcagtcattggagctgtatgaaatgaagcagatgctggagagattggtccag aatcaaactgaaaatcaagggaatgatcatactgatcagaatgacaatgagtatgttgttcaagaacaacatactcaacaacaacctactgaagaacaacatactgaacgtcaagaggaaacccaaag ggaacatgaagaggaacgtggtagtgatataagcatagacggtagggatgcagacttgctaatgactataagagatatatcggatagtctaagtcatcaaattcagaaagaaTCAGACCTGCCACagatgattactacccttccatatgtgagccaacctcttgcactttgtgaattggctccaatggatcaaactgtacaaattgtaaatgaagaatctcaactg gttgagatgaaaaaaaatgatgaagcagttactttggttgaaaaagaaccagtaactgtgcctgataaagatgtggaagaaaaaccaataaagagaagaaagctatgtaaaatagcaaataaagaggtgcaacatgaagatgaacaaggtaatccacccacaacatctgctcagatcatatcagtatctacaacacctgtcccagatgtggaaatcagagaagtagatccatataatccgatgtggaaagtggatccaaaattatggaaggaatacttgcaatggaaaaaatcaagaaaaacaacccatgaagaaaggaaagtagtctccacaaccagaaagaaagactttttcagacagcttgaagaaaacacatgggtacatggagac acattggatCTGCTATTCGcccacttgcagaataaaatgttgcatctcaagcaccattgcaagcgttcttttagaatattacattcctcttttctg actggaatcaataaaccagactgcattgtttggaaccacatttttgatactcatctggtgacaccagataataagaaagctgaatggacagacccaacagcacacctaagtatatggacagaaaaagatgtcgaatactatttcaacactgctgttggtgattacaacgacataccagggtggggagatgtcaactacgtgattacctgcatcaacataaaagaacactggttggctattgcagctgatatgagaaaatgcaggatctacgtgttcgactcaatgccaaattatgttgagcagaaacttgttgatgaagctcttcaaatgcctgcacgatgcattgcctcactcgcgattgcaattggagtcaacctccattcagatcgtttcacatatggcccttggccaatacgcagatcgaaggccacattacagaaagggcgttcattggattgtggaattttctgtaccaaatttgttgaatgccttgtaactgctagtgaccttggttgtctaactgtgccaaacatgaaactgtttagacaacaatatgtgctggaactttgggccaataaatacttttgttaa
- the LOC127148462 gene encoding uncharacterized protein LOC127148462 isoform X1: protein MVVPSEKYFPATVSCQVHKIGSLIKDKLTKDQLQMFEKTIFGPLLNVNMVFNGQLIHHFLLRQIPEDGNADGICFSVLGKNVRFTQKEFNIITGLWPTNNPLEKDCDSKRLQSLLFGSENKKVITCLEIEEIFKNFEFTNDDDAVKVALAVFIETVMVGKDKKTQFDMDILGRVDDEEAFKSFDWSTFFYTRLLNSLKTSLQGKKEAYELKKTRSSKAVSYYNIKGYVLAFQVWAYEVLSTANEHLATRNSKGLIPRILRWNCTQAPSYKMLQNNIFDNKNTVVQPKLKMSTQEKAFMESRIRGDDNMQMEEDESIGAMNNKSLEQSDSSPQREQLSPQREQSQTVAEESEMHPITKKKHFRSKKSNDKEERSHSKSYKKLKKEIKEVRKDLSTLTSIVCRMDDTITKQSLELYEMKQMLERLVQNQTENQGNDHTDQNDNEYVVQEQHTQQQPTEEQHTERQEETQREHEEERGSDISIDGRDADLLMTIRDISDSLSHQIQKESDLPQMITTLPYVSQPLALCELAPMDQTVQIVNEESQLETTKKQVEMKKNDEAVTLVEKEPVTVPDKDVEEKPIKRRKLCKIANKEVQHEDEQGNPPTTSAQIISVSTTPVPDVEIREVDPYNPMWKVDPKLWKEYLQWKKSRKTTHEERKVVSTTRKKDFFRQLEENTWVHGDTLDLLFAHLQNKMLHLKHHCKRSFRILHSSFLTGINKPDCIVWNHIFDTHLVTPDNKKAEWTDPTAHLSIWTEKDVEYYFNTAVGDYNDIPGWGDVNYVITCINIKEHWLAIAADMRKCRIYVFDSMPNYVEQKLVDEALQMPARCIASLAIAIGVNLHSDRFTYGPWPIRRSKATLQKGRSLDCGIFCTKFVECLVTASDLGCLTVPNMKLFRQQYVLELWANKYFC, encoded by the exons atggttgtacctagcgaaaagtatttccctgccactgtgtcatgccaagtgcacaagattggcagtcttattaaggataaactgaccaaggaccagctgcaaatgttcgaaaaaacaatttttggtccattgctgaatgtgaacatggtattcaacggccagttgatccatcatttcttgctgaggcagatacctgaagacggtaacgcagatggaatctgtttctcggttttagggaagaacgtccgttttacccaaaaggaattcaacatcataactggattgtggccaacaaacaatccattggagaaagattgcgatagcaagcgactgcaaagtcttctattcggatcagaaaataagaaagtaataacatgcttggaaattgaggaaattttcaagaattttgagtttacaaatgatgacgatgctgtgaaggtcgccttggccgtctttatagaaactgtgatggtcgggaaggataagaaaacacagtttgacatggacattttgggaagagttgatgatgaagaagcatttaaaagcttcgattggtcaactttcttctacactcgtctgctcaacagtttaaagacaagtctccaaggcaaaaaagaagcatacgagctgaagaagacacgaagttccaaagcagtgtcatactataacatcaaaggctacgtccttgcttttcag gtgtgggcttatgaagtactctcaaccgcaaatgagcacctggccacaagaaacagtaagggattaatcccaaggatattgagatggaattgtacacaagctccatcttacaaaatgctgcagaataacatattcgacaacaaaaat actgttgttcaacctaaactcaagatgtcaacccaagagaaggctttcatggagagtcgaattcgaggggatgataacatgcaaatggaggaggatgaatccattggagcaatgaacaacaaatcattggagcaatcagactcatctccacaaagagaacAACTCTCACCCCAAAgggaacaaagtcaaacagtggctgaggagtctgaaatgcatccaatcaccaagaagaaacatttcagatcaaagaagtccaatgacaaagaagaacgaagtcattcaaaatcctacaagaaactgaagaaggaaataaaagaagttcgtaaggatttatccacactgacttctatagtctgtaggatggatgacacaatcacaaagcagtcattggagctgtatgaaatgaagcagatgctggagagattggtccag aatcaaactgaaaatcaagggaatgatcatactgatcagaatgacaatgagtatgttgttcaagaacaacatactcaacaacaacctactgaagaacaacatactgaacgtcaagaggaaacccaaag ggaacatgaagaggaacgtggtagtgatataagcatagacggtagggatgcagacttgctaatgactataagagatatatcggatagtctaagtcatcaaattcagaaagaaTCAGACCTGCCACagatgattactacccttccatatgtgagccaacctcttgcactttgtgaattggctccaatggatcaaactgtacaaattgtaaatgaagaatctcaactg gaaacaacaaaaaaacaggttgagatgaaaaaaaatgatgaagcagttactttggttgaaaaagaaccagtaactgtgcctgataaagatgtggaagaaaaaccaataaagagaagaaagctatgtaaaatagcaaataaagaggtgcaacatgaagatgaacaaggtaatccacccacaacatctgctcagatcatatcagtatctacaacacctgtcccagatgtggaaatcagagaagtagatccatataatccgatgtggaaagtggatccaaaattatggaaggaatacttgcaatggaaaaaatcaagaaaaacaacccatgaagaaaggaaagtagtctccacaaccagaaagaaagactttttcagacagcttgaagaaaacacatgggtacatggagac acattggatCTGCTATTCGcccacttgcagaataaaatgttgcatctcaagcaccattgcaagcgttcttttagaatattacattcctcttttctg actggaatcaataaaccagactgcattgtttggaaccacatttttgatactcatctggtgacaccagataataagaaagctgaatggacagacccaacagcacacctaagtatatggacagaaaaagatgtcgaatactatttcaacactgctgttggtgattacaacgacataccagggtggggagatgtcaactacgtgattacctgcatcaacataaaagaacactggttggctattgcagctgatatgagaaaatgcaggatctacgtgttcgactcaatgccaaattatgttgagcagaaacttgttgatgaagctcttcaaatgcctgcacgatgcattgcctcactcgcgattgcaattggagtcaacctccattcagatcgtttcacatatggcccttggccaatacgcagatcgaaggccacattacagaaagggcgttcattggattgtggaattttctgtaccaaatttgttgaatgccttgtaactgctagtgaccttggttgtctaactgtgccaaacatgaaactgtttagacaacaatatgtgctggaactttgggccaataaatacttttgttaa